A genomic segment from Nostoc sp. ATCC 53789 encodes:
- a CDS encoding WD40 repeat domain-containing protein encodes MKLPILFKTLTLLSFFLPIPFSMIANVPVIANTLNTPTNTEQPKRLKRTLSGHTAPVRALTLSPSGQVLASGSDDKTIKLWNATTGALLYTLTGHREGIKSIVFTPDEQTLISTSFDNTIKFWNTQTGKEVCTISEKTGVKAMLLTLDGQTLISGSGDNTIKFRNLKTRKIDRILKAETTALAITPDGKTLLSGGENGGRIRVWSLVTGKQIGSFTPPLPKKEDLISGSERASAPITLAVSKDGKMLLCGGYDDSFQSGGVRSTDGKGFKAWDLKTGKLVHDLSFGTSIDALIISPDSKTFIAGGLGREIILRDIKTGKSVMELTGHAGGIYGLAISSDGKILYSGSGDKSVKVWQIKV; translated from the coding sequence ATGAAATTACCCATCCTATTTAAAACCCTAACTTTACTTAGTTTTTTCCTGCCTATACCCTTTAGTATGATTGCCAATGTTCCGGTTATAGCAAATACACTTAATACTCCCACAAATACTGAACAACCAAAGCGGTTGAAACGAACTTTATCAGGACATACTGCACCTGTGCGTGCATTAACCCTTTCCCCTAGCGGTCAAGTTCTTGCTAGTGGTAGCGATGATAAAACAATCAAGCTTTGGAATGCTACTACAGGTGCATTGCTTTACACTTTAACTGGACACCGTGAGGGTATTAAATCAATAGTATTTACTCCAGATGAGCAAACTTTAATTAGTACCAGTTTCGATAACACTATCAAATTTTGGAATACGCAAACAGGAAAGGAAGTTTGCACGATTTCAGAAAAAACAGGGGTGAAAGCAATGTTGTTGACCCTAGACGGACAAACTTTAATCAGTGGTAGCGGCGATAACACGATCAAATTTCGGAATCTCAAAACTCGAAAAATCGACCGGATACTCAAAGCAGAAACAACAGCACTTGCAATTACTCCTGATGGTAAAACTCTCTTAAGCGGAGGTGAAAATGGGGGAAGAATTCGGGTTTGGAGTCTGGTAACAGGTAAACAAATAGGCAGCTTTACCCCACCACTGCCCAAAAAAGAAGACCTAATCAGCGGCTCAGAGCGTGCATCAGCGCCGATTACGCTTGCTGTTAGTAAGGATGGGAAAATGCTCTTGTGTGGTGGATACGACGATAGTTTTCAATCTGGTGGAGTTAGAAGCACAGATGGTAAAGGTTTCAAAGCTTGGGACTTGAAAACAGGAAAGCTAGTTCATGATTTATCGTTCGGTACGAGTATCGATGCCTTAATTATAAGTCCCGATAGCAAGACATTTATTGCTGGTGGTTTAGGCAGGGAAATCATATTACGCGACATCAAAACAGGGAAATCAGTCATGGAGCTTACCGGACACGCAGGTGGAATTTATGGACTGGCAATAAGTAGTGATGGCAAAATTTTATATAGCGGTAGTGGTGACAAATCTGTTAAAGTTTGGCAGATAAAAGTGTAA
- a CDS encoding DUF3370 family protein — protein MLLKKTLLVVFLLTLSTPNALAFSDTESYWAKHCIQQLKERKLITGYPDGSFRPETTVTRAQAAVLMLNAFPDSPVKRTAASFKDVPADYWANKAISTAYQKGFFSGYPGGIFQPNQPIPRAQIIGVVAAGKNYSPLPSPMQTLQQYFNDVGQIPNYAQNAIASATINSIVVNYPNVKQLKPLQSATRGEVAALMCRALNIYTVPPQYIAGVEVDSQEIRPLPGKLDLIPTFNSNSPELVTTEGILLSTFPPDGKQVHEAHLNYPFEGRFDIFAHHIVRAETPAQSLTVYQGIIVHNPGNEPVTVQVLQAASYLTKEAQFIALADMVENPQGTVYSGPGDRTMNDVLRGVRQEIFPEKLVIEPKETKILANLPIQVQAPSSNGRTTMMRLTSSSPVYIANLVKNSNISPTLGEWQELLDTGSLAGKRDPIPTPLDPPREPTVFSRVAGVSQGTQWKTQITDNSNVSELTIPSPGKAFSYPLGTVHLITLSTGQIQSAAMLKRYPDTAYFAHSNYGVEYNLTLPLRNITSETQTITVSIQTPVKDEGGTDRLLFLKPGVEQIFFRGTVRVRYIDDNGVEKTRYVHLVQRRGQRGEPLVTLKMLASEKRQVQIDFLYPPDSTPPQVLTVRTKR, from the coding sequence ATGCTCTTGAAAAAAACTTTATTAGTCGTATTTCTCTTAACTCTATCAACCCCCAACGCCCTAGCATTTTCTGACACCGAAAGCTATTGGGCAAAACATTGTATCCAACAACTAAAAGAGCGTAAATTAATTACAGGCTACCCTGATGGTAGTTTTCGCCCAGAAACAACAGTGACACGCGCCCAAGCAGCAGTGTTAATGCTAAATGCTTTTCCTGATTCACCAGTGAAACGTACAGCTGCGTCTTTTAAAGATGTACCTGCTGATTATTGGGCAAATAAAGCAATTTCTACCGCTTACCAAAAAGGATTTTTTTCTGGTTATCCTGGTGGTATTTTCCAGCCAAACCAACCAATTCCTCGTGCCCAAATCATTGGTGTTGTAGCTGCGGGGAAAAATTACAGCCCTTTACCTAGCCCAATGCAGACATTACAACAATATTTTAACGATGTGGGGCAAATACCTAACTATGCCCAAAATGCGATTGCATCAGCCACGATTAATAGTATTGTTGTCAATTATCCCAATGTCAAACAGCTAAAACCACTACAAAGCGCGACTAGAGGGGAAGTTGCGGCTTTAATGTGTCGGGCGCTGAATATTTACACGGTTCCCCCACAATATATTGCTGGAGTCGAAGTAGACAGCCAAGAAATACGTCCTTTACCAGGAAAACTTGATCTTATTCCCACCTTCAACAGTAATAGTCCTGAACTGGTGACAACTGAAGGAATTTTACTATCAACTTTTCCCCCAGATGGGAAACAAGTACATGAAGCACATTTAAATTATCCCTTTGAAGGCAGATTTGACATATTTGCTCATCATATTGTCAGGGCAGAAACACCAGCCCAAAGCCTCACTGTATACCAAGGGATAATTGTACATAATCCAGGAAATGAACCTGTGACAGTGCAAGTATTACAAGCAGCTAGTTACCTTACCAAAGAAGCACAATTTATTGCTTTAGCTGATATGGTTGAAAATCCCCAAGGTACAGTTTACTCTGGGCCAGGCGATCGCACAATGAATGATGTACTGCGGGGAGTTCGGCAAGAGATTTTTCCCGAAAAGCTGGTGATAGAACCAAAAGAAACTAAAATCCTAGCAAATTTACCAATACAGGTACAGGCTCCTTCTTCTAACGGTCGTACTACGATGATGCGCTTGACAAGTAGTAGTCCAGTTTATATCGCAAATTTAGTCAAAAATAGTAATATTTCACCTACTTTAGGCGAGTGGCAAGAGCTTTTGGATACAGGTAGTTTAGCAGGAAAGCGTGACCCCATTCCAACACCTCTTGACCCTCCTAGAGAACCAACGGTATTTAGCCGCGTCGCTGGTGTATCTCAAGGAACGCAATGGAAAACACAAATTACGGACAATTCCAATGTTTCCGAGTTAACAATACCCTCACCAGGAAAGGCGTTTTCCTATCCTTTGGGAACTGTACATTTAATTACTCTTAGCACTGGACAAATTCAAAGTGCAGCAATGTTAAAACGTTATCCTGATACGGCCTACTTTGCTCACAGTAACTATGGTGTTGAGTACAATCTAACTTTGCCTCTAAGAAATATTACGAGTGAAACCCAGACTATAACTGTGTCAATACAGACTCCTGTGAAGGATGAAGGGGGAACAGATAGACTGCTATTTTTAAAACCAGGTGTAGAACAAATATTCTTTCGGGGAACGGTGCGGGTTCGTTACATCGATGATAATGGTGTGGAAAAGACGCGCTATGTGCATTTGGTACAGCGTCGGGGACAAAGGGGTGAACCATTGGTGACACTGAAGATGTTGGCGAGTGAAAAGCGACAAGTACAGATAGACTTTTTGTATCCTCCAGATTCTACGCCACCACAGGTTTTGACGGTGAGAACAAAGAGGTGA
- a CDS encoding HNH endonuclease, which produces MTVNDSTKKLVRQRAKFLCEYCHSSEEASAALFSIDHIIPQSLKGSDDPDNLALACQRCNGYRYNFTTGIDPDTGQMLPLFNPRQQKWSDHFIWSGDGLKIIGISSVGRATSNRLDLNDERHNEGSIVKARRLWLKGGWHPPDEDPRQVQEF; this is translated from the coding sequence ATGACGGTCAATGATTCGACCAAAAAATTAGTCAGACAAAGAGCGAAATTTCTTTGTGAATACTGTCATTCTTCAGAAGAAGCAAGTGCTGCTCTATTTTCTATTGACCATATTATCCCACAGTCTCTTAAAGGTTCGGATGACCCTGATAACCTGGCGTTAGCTTGTCAGCGCTGTAACGGATATCGCTACAATTTCACCACTGGAATTGATCCAGATACAGGACAGATGCTACCTTTGTTTAATCCACGTCAGCAGAAGTGGTCAGACCACTTTATTTGGTCAGGAGATGGTCTAAAAATTATTGGCATTAGTTCTGTAGGACGAGCTACAAGTAATCGTTTAGACCTTAATGATGAACGTCATAATGAAGGGTCTATTGTCAAAGCTCGTCGTCTTTGGCTCAAAGGTGGTTGGCATCCACCTGATGAAGACCCGCGACAAGTACAAGAGTTTTGA